The following proteins come from a genomic window of Malus domestica chromosome 02, GDT2T_hap1:
- the LOC103403102 gene encoding uncharacterized protein — translation MNRGSVSHDLGLFPTLGVSDYRGNGIGGQKGWSSERVPLPTSSGQRHIVNGNTSLMGLSNGGRTMPSKWEDAERWICSPVIGYGESNKSSHSQDQKRRPKSKSGPIAPPSGVVHYSNYSPANPAFDGGIVRNFMIGSPFSTGILAADSVSLLYGGSGGTGRLSSVLGLSELQNEKLDTKKSEKPGIPRAVSQRDMATQISPKGSLHSPPPPNRRSSFAPSSPNLISIVEQQHDHFAKLEVREVRVDNGTNVTMGSRTRRRGSNTKGPPDVYDFDKIAIENQASSFDVADEAMNISRWQREEAKITAWENLQKAKAEAALRKLEMKLEKKRSSTMDKITKNLRNAQVKAHKMRSSVPTKDNQQAPKTSEKARSFGRHVRMGSLRSCFTCDAS, via the exons ATGAATAGAGGTTCTGTTTCTCATGATTTGGGTTTATTTCCAACCCTAGGAGTATCCGATTATCGCGGTAATGGAATTGGAGGCCAAAAGGGTTGGAGCTCGGAGCGTGTGCCGTTGCCGACAAGTAGTGGACAGAGGCATATCGTCAATGGGAACACTTCTTTGATGGGGTTGAGTAATGGTGGGAGGACTATGCCTTCAAAATGGGAGGATGCTGAGAGGTGGATTTGCAGCCCCGTGATCGGATATGGGGAGAGCAACAAGAGCTCACATTCTCAGGATCAGAAGAGGAGGCCTAAGTCCAAGAGTGGTCCAATTGCGcctccttctggggttgtacACTACTCAAACTATTCGCCTGCAAATCCAGCATTTGATGGTGGCATTGTGAGAAATTTCATGATTGGTTCGCCATTCTCAACGGGAATTTTGGCTGCTGATAGTGTCTCTCTTCTCTATGGTGGGAGTGGAGGAACGGGAAGATTAAGTAGTGTGCTTGGATTGTCTGAATTGCAAA ATGAGAAACTGGATACAAAAAAGTCTGAGAAGCCGGGAATTCCTCGAGCTGTTTCGCAACGAGACATGGCAACCCAAATAAGCCCGAAGGGCAGCCTCCACTCACCACCACCTCCTAATAGGAGGTCATCATTTGCTCCATCGTCTCCGAATCTCATTTCCATTGTGGAGCAGCAGCACGACCATTTTGCCAAATTGGAGGTCAGGGAAGTGCGGGTAGACAATGGAACCAATGTTACTATGGGGTCTAGAACTAGAAGACGTGGAAGCAACACGAAAGGACCCCCGGATGTTTATGATTTCGACAAAATTGCTATCGAAAATCAAGCTTCATCTTTTGATGTTGCAGATGAAGCTATGAACATTTCAAG GTGGCAAAGAGAGGAAGCCAAGATCACTGCATGGGAAAACTTGCAGAAGGCAAAAGCTGAAGCAGCATTAAGAAAACTCGAG ATGAAATTGGAAAAGAAGAGATCGTCGACGATGGATAAGATCACGAAGAATTTGAGAAATGCACAGGTTAAAGCTCACAAAATGAGAAGCTCAGTGCCAACGAAAGACAACCAGCAAGCTCCCAAAACTTCCGAGAAGGCTCGTTCCTTCGGTAGACATGTTCGGATGGGTTCCCTACGCAGTTGCTTCACCTGTGATGCTTCCTAA
- the LOC103403113 gene encoding heterogeneous nuclear ribonucleoprotein 1 isoform X2: MDRKLVVLGIPWDIDTEGLKEYMVKFGELEDCIVMKDRSTGRSRGFGYATFVSAEDAKNAASSEHFLGNRMLEVKIATPKEEMRAPARKVTRIFVARIPQSVTEANFRSHFEKYGEITDLYMPKDQGSKAHRGIGFITFENADSVETLMADTHELGGSNVVVDRATPKAKDFRPVGRMAQQGGYGAYNAYISAATRYAALGAPTLYDHPVPGPAFPRGESSRGLGKKIFVGRLPQEATSDDLRQYFGRFGRIVDVYVPRDPKRTGHRGFGFVTFGEDGVAERVSRRSHEICGQEVAIDTATPPEDAGMSGNFMMNNVEPFAGYGGPMRSYGRMYGSLDFDDWGYGIGSGVGVARPSRANWRYRPY; the protein is encoded by the exons ATGGACCGTAAGCTCGTG GTTTTGGGCATTCCGTGGGATATCGATACGGAAGGGCTGAAAGAGTATATGGTCAAATTTGGGGAATTGGAGGATTGTATTGTCATGAAG GATCGGTCAACTGGTCGGTCTCGTGGATTTGGATATGCAACATTTGTATCTGCTGAAGATGCGAAG AATGCAGCATCAAGTGAGCACTTTCTTGGCAATCGAATGCTGGAAGTTAAAATAGCTACTCCAAAG gaGGAGATGAGAGCACCTGCAAGAAAAGTTACCAGGATATTTGTTGCAAGGATCCCACAATCTGTGACAGAAGCAAACTTTAGAAG TCATTTTGAGAAATATGGTGAAATAACGGATTTATACATGCCGAAG GATCAAGGCTCAAAAGCACATCGTGGAATTGGGTTTATAACATTTGAAAATGCAG ATTCCGTGGAAACATTGATGGCTGATACTCATGAATTAGGCGGTTCCAATGTAGTTGTTGATCGAGCTACACCCAAGGCAA AAGATTTCAGACCAGTTGGAAGAATGGCGCAACAGGGTGGCTATGGTGCATATAATGCTTACATCTCAGCAGCAACTAGATATGCAGCCCTCGGGGCTCCTACTTTGTATGACCATCCTGTACCAGGACCAGCTTTTCCAA GAGGGGAATCTTCTCGAGGACTAGGCAAAAAGATCTTTGTTGGCAGGCTTCCTCAGGAAGCAACCTCTGATGATCTCCGCCAGTATTTTGGGAGATTTGGTCGTATAGTAGATGTCTATGTTCCAAGG GACCCCAAAAGAACTGGGCATAGAGGATTTGGTTTTGTAACTTTTGGGGAAGATGGTGTAGCCGAACGTGTATCACGAAGGTCTCATGAGATTTGTGGCCAGGAG GTTGCAATAGACACAGCCACACCTCCCGAGGATGCTGGTATGAGTGGAAATTTTATGATGAATAATGTAGAGCCCTTTGCCGGCTATGGTGGTCCTATGCGCTCCTATGGCAGGATGTATGGAAGTCTGGATTTTGATGAT TGGGGTTATGGAATTGGCAGTGGGGTCGGCGTTGCAAGACCATCAAGAGCAAACTGGAGGTACAGGCCATACTAG
- the LOC103403113 gene encoding heterogeneous nuclear ribonucleoprotein 1 isoform X1, translating into MDRKLVVLGIPWDIDTEGLKEYMVKFGELEDCIVMKDRSTGRSRGFGYATFVSAEDAKNAASSEHFLGNRMLEVKIATPKEEMRAPARKVTRIFVARIPQSVTEANFRSHFEKYGEITDLYMPKDQGSKAHRGIGFITFENADSVETLMADTHELGGSNVVVDRATPKEEDFRPVGRMAQQGGYGAYNAYISAATRYAALGAPTLYDHPVPGPAFPRGESSRGLGKKIFVGRLPQEATSDDLRQYFGRFGRIVDVYVPRDPKRTGHRGFGFVTFGEDGVAERVSRRSHEICGQEVAIDTATPPEDAGMSGNFMMNNVEPFAGYGGPMRSYGRMYGSLDFDDWGYGIGSGVGVARPSRANWRYRPY; encoded by the exons ATGGACCGTAAGCTCGTG GTTTTGGGCATTCCGTGGGATATCGATACGGAAGGGCTGAAAGAGTATATGGTCAAATTTGGGGAATTGGAGGATTGTATTGTCATGAAG GATCGGTCAACTGGTCGGTCTCGTGGATTTGGATATGCAACATTTGTATCTGCTGAAGATGCGAAG AATGCAGCATCAAGTGAGCACTTTCTTGGCAATCGAATGCTGGAAGTTAAAATAGCTACTCCAAAG gaGGAGATGAGAGCACCTGCAAGAAAAGTTACCAGGATATTTGTTGCAAGGATCCCACAATCTGTGACAGAAGCAAACTTTAGAAG TCATTTTGAGAAATATGGTGAAATAACGGATTTATACATGCCGAAG GATCAAGGCTCAAAAGCACATCGTGGAATTGGGTTTATAACATTTGAAAATGCAG ATTCCGTGGAAACATTGATGGCTGATACTCATGAATTAGGCGGTTCCAATGTAGTTGTTGATCGAGCTACACCCAAG GAAGAAGATTTCAGACCAGTTGGAAGAATGGCGCAACAGGGTGGCTATGGTGCATATAATGCTTACATCTCAGCAGCAACTAGATATGCAGCCCTCGGGGCTCCTACTTTGTATGACCATCCTGTACCAGGACCAGCTTTTCCAA GAGGGGAATCTTCTCGAGGACTAGGCAAAAAGATCTTTGTTGGCAGGCTTCCTCAGGAAGCAACCTCTGATGATCTCCGCCAGTATTTTGGGAGATTTGGTCGTATAGTAGATGTCTATGTTCCAAGG GACCCCAAAAGAACTGGGCATAGAGGATTTGGTTTTGTAACTTTTGGGGAAGATGGTGTAGCCGAACGTGTATCACGAAGGTCTCATGAGATTTGTGGCCAGGAG GTTGCAATAGACACAGCCACACCTCCCGAGGATGCTGGTATGAGTGGAAATTTTATGATGAATAATGTAGAGCCCTTTGCCGGCTATGGTGGTCCTATGCGCTCCTATGGCAGGATGTATGGAAGTCTGGATTTTGATGAT TGGGGTTATGGAATTGGCAGTGGGGTCGGCGTTGCAAGACCATCAAGAGCAAACTGGAGGTACAGGCCATACTAG